A DNA window from Candidatus Zixiibacteriota bacterium contains the following coding sequences:
- a CDS encoding ABC transporter ATP-binding protein — MSFSTTKARRLWPFLKPYWRHELVTLIVMLAITALILAVPLTVRYLVDVLIPELIRSGAAGAIDLSPVVWFGLALVAIYLFQVVLTGVRDYFVGFIGARIIADMRSHLFAHLERLSLRFFQTHKVGEVMSRFLADVSRIQDLLSSTLLVILNNFLLLFGVLAYLLYDNWQLTLIAIIPVPVTILVTGVLSKHIHSTARGLQATVATLSAAIQELLVGLKIVKAFGREDAENKKVDGIMSGLTGFYVKFSVLRSVAGNGIQFVNALGPIIVLCAGAYLVAVGTMQLGQLFAFYMYLSLLYSPVQSLAGSRIEVAAAMASVERIFEYLDLPPAVEEDPAPVRIGKIRGDIKFTEVNFSYGDSNFRIDNLNLHIPAGETLALVGPSGSGKTTIINLIMRFYDPDSGIIAVDGVDLRRLSLQTLRDNIALVDQDPLLFNLTIGENIAYSDPAATSEQIQRAARIANIHDFISGLPHGYDSMVGERGVTLSGGEKQRICLARALLKDPPILILDEATSALDSISEQLIQDALDKVLVGKTAIIIAHRLATVQRADWIIALDGGRIVAQGTHSELLGSSALYQELSHKQLRA, encoded by the coding sequence ATGTCATTCAGCACCACCAAGGCACGACGGCTGTGGCCGTTTCTCAAGCCGTATTGGCGCCACGAACTGGTCACCCTGATCGTCATGCTGGCGATTACGGCGCTGATCCTCGCCGTGCCGTTGACGGTGCGGTATCTCGTCGACGTCCTCATACCCGAATTGATTCGATCCGGTGCCGCCGGCGCTATCGACCTCTCGCCGGTCGTCTGGTTCGGACTCGCCTTGGTCGCCATCTACCTGTTTCAGGTTGTCCTGACCGGGGTGCGCGACTACTTCGTTGGTTTCATCGGGGCCCGCATCATTGCCGACATGCGCTCCCACCTGTTTGCGCATCTCGAACGGCTGTCACTGAGATTCTTCCAGACACACAAGGTCGGTGAGGTGATGTCGCGATTCCTCGCCGATGTCTCGCGCATTCAGGATCTCCTCTCGTCCACGCTGCTTGTGATTCTGAACAACTTCCTGCTCTTGTTCGGCGTGCTCGCCTATCTGCTCTATGACAACTGGCAACTGACTCTGATTGCAATCATTCCCGTGCCGGTGACGATTCTCGTGACCGGCGTCCTGAGCAAACACATTCACTCGACGGCGCGCGGACTTCAGGCGACTGTAGCGACGCTGTCGGCCGCCATCCAGGAACTCCTGGTCGGACTCAAGATCGTCAAAGCCTTTGGCCGGGAGGATGCCGAGAACAAGAAAGTCGATGGGATCATGTCCGGCCTGACCGGATTCTACGTCAAGTTCAGCGTGCTCCGCTCGGTCGCCGGCAACGGCATTCAGTTTGTCAATGCGCTCGGTCCGATCATCGTTCTCTGCGCCGGTGCCTACCTGGTCGCCGTCGGCACGATGCAGCTCGGACAGCTCTTCGCCTTCTACATGTATCTGTCGCTGCTGTATAGCCCGGTCCAGAGTCTGGCCGGTTCGCGCATCGAGGTCGCCGCCGCCATGGCCTCCGTCGAGCGCATCTTTGAGTATCTCGACCTGCCCCCCGCAGTCGAGGAGGATCCCGCGCCGGTCCGGATTGGCAAGATCCGCGGCGATATCAAGTTCACCGAAGTGAATTTCTCCTACGGCGACTCCAATTTTCGCATCGACAACCTGAATCTCCACATCCCCGCCGGCGAAACCCTGGCGTTGGTGGGACCGTCCGGCTCCGGCAAGACGACAATTATCAACTTGATCATGCGTTTCTACGACCCTGATTCCGGCATCATTGCCGTCGATGGCGTGGACCTGCGCCGGCTCTCCCTACAGACTCTGCGCGACAATATTGCGCTCGTGGATCAGGATCCGCTCCTGTTTAACCTGACGATCGGGGAGAATATCGCCTATTCCGATCCTGCCGCGACCAGCGAGCAAATCCAACGGGCGGCGCGGATCGCCAACATTCACGATTTCATCTCCGGTCTGCCGCACGGTTACGACAGCATGGTCGGCGAGCGCGGGGTAACCTTGTCCGGCGGCGAGAAACAGCGGATTTGTCTGGCGCGCGCCTTGTTGAAGGATCCGCCGATCCTGATCCTCGACGAGGCGACCAGCGCCCTGGATTCAATCTCGGAGCAACTGATTCAGGATGCGCTCGACAAGGTGCTGGTGGGGAAGACTGCCATCATCATTGCGCACCGCCTGGCGACTGTGCAGCGTGCCGACTGGATCATCGCCCTCGACGGCGGCCGCATCGTCGCCCAAGGAACGCACTCCGAGCTCCTGGGCTCGTCGGCACTCTATCAGGAGTTGTCGCACAAGCAATTGCGGGCGTAG
- a CDS encoding cysteine synthase family protein → MDVRRFDSTLHAIGNTPLVKLTRITADLQCAVYAKLEFLNPSGSIKDRVARHMILKAERDGRIKPGDTIIENSSGNMAMSLALIAIQRGYKLKVVVRDTISPEKLSQLLALGVDVIKADTSLPPESPDSYNNITPRLARQLTNGYFPDQHNNRENNEAHYLTTGPEIWEQMEGRIDYLVAGMGTGGTIGGVGRYLKEKDPKIQIVAVDVVGSIYTEYFRTRKLIKPSPYLMEGLGDEFIVGCADFTVIDDMVQVADADAFHTARRLARQEGILAGGSSGAAIWAVLKIAGALAASARMVTIFPDGASRYLSTIYNDDWLRAKGMM, encoded by the coding sequence TTGGACGTCAGGCGCTTTGACAGCACGTTGCATGCAATCGGCAACACGCCGCTGGTCAAGCTAACCCGCATCACGGCAGACCTGCAGTGCGCGGTCTATGCCAAGTTGGAGTTTCTAAACCCGTCCGGCAGTATCAAAGACCGCGTCGCCCGGCACATGATTCTCAAGGCCGAACGGGACGGCCGCATTAAGCCCGGTGACACGATCATCGAAAATTCTTCCGGCAACATGGCCATGAGTCTCGCCTTGATCGCCATCCAGCGCGGTTACAAACTGAAAGTCGTGGTGCGCGATACGATCAGCCCGGAGAAACTCAGTCAATTGCTGGCGCTTGGTGTTGATGTGATTAAGGCCGACACCTCGTTACCGCCGGAGTCGCCCGATTCCTACAACAATATCACGCCGCGACTCGCGCGCCAGCTCACCAACGGCTATTTCCCCGACCAGCACAACAATCGCGAAAACAATGAGGCACATTACCTCACAACCGGTCCGGAGATTTGGGAACAGATGGAAGGCCGGATTGACTATCTGGTGGCCGGGATGGGGACCGGCGGCACGATCGGCGGCGTCGGGCGCTATCTGAAGGAGAAAGACCCGAAGATTCAGATTGTCGCGGTCGATGTGGTTGGCTCAATCTACACCGAGTACTTTCGCACCAGGAAGCTGATCAAGCCGTCACCTTATCTGATGGAAGGACTCGGCGATGAGTTCATCGTGGGTTGCGCCGATTTCACGGTTATCGACGACATGGTGCAGGTCGCTGATGCTGACGCGTTTCATACCGCGCGTCGACTGGCCCGACAGGAGGGCATTCTGGCCGGCGGATCCAGCGGTGCCGCGATCTGGGCCGTGCTGAAGATTGCCGGAGCGCTCGCCGCATCGGCCCGGATGGTGACTATCTTTCCGGACGGCGCTTCCCGATATCTGAGTACGATCTACAATGACGACTGGCTGCGAGCCAAGGGGATGATGTAG
- a CDS encoding tandem-95 repeat protein: protein MSSLVPYSVRAALLGLMSLLLSSLAQGSTPSSLAGRPTETEPEGPVFAREQLLEPQGYDTLAYNFTSSLDGWTFFHTADTVQEYYPDVRCVERTRMKAVGSPFALAWSSFGGTGSAQMTCAFDGYYTDSCHYSWQIKSIQSPVPATWDGASRIEARIYKSFSATAYAMIGYMKPGDTVFSYVGWTSALPTNAWTTISLQEPTAGAFSDLAAVSVLIGSYSGKGAIYVDLVRRIKFTVVTPTLISPANLATIENNLPTFTWSDDGANYTLQVDTSASFPTPRTYTGITEGSYTLTTPLPNSGGYLNTHYYWRVQANYTGIGSAFSAANRFDITGTHDVPSEFATISAAYTAFGLRSPGTVRVAPGTYTGASNCNIGSFGERPVSIVSSAGPATTIIDCQGLYPGFNYDYYAPGGVVLQGFTIRNASGGNGAAVFCWTASPTIRNCIIEGSTGRGIYCRSGSQARIENCVIQNNDSAGVQLETSANITITGGRITGNSGYGLRMWSGTTATISGCQFGSSVTNALGESGAIRALQSVLTVTGCAISNGTGNGIESYGNNLTVTKCDLVGNRAQTNGGAIAIYWSEENTVSIDSCFFSGNTASTGGGLYLAQVGTLSINHSTFVNNKTGIDPNVEGNYVGPIMMANCIIANSTTGPGIDDADGIIGMTITCTDIYGNAGGNWVGVLSRQLGLRGNIAADPLFCNAAGSNFTIAATSPCAAAHTTCGGMGVYPVGCTLNRPPVFVERADTTILESQTLILAVAADDPDEDIPDLSTGALPVNGTFADHGDGSGSLTFTPSYEQAGTYTVTFFANDGELADTMSVQITVTNVNRPPVFATIADDTVAEGETLVLEISASDPDGTAPRLTAVNLMQNATFTDLGGGRGRFTFAPDFGQAGQYAVRFLASDGTLSDTADVAIVVTGTNRPPVIAPIADREIAEQQPIEIEVTATDPDGTIPTLSASGLPPGATFSDHGDGSGQFNWTPSYAQSGVHVVTFAATDGVFSVSAGVTITVTNVNRRPAWVTVRDTVMHVGQTLIHAVEASDPDSDPLTLSALGVPPHATFTDRGSGSGEIAFTPELDQVGTYAVSLIASDGFLADTNSLSIGVRPGAIIAVQPDTVRFVIDAVAAELSIENHGEAQLEWSGSADVPWLALSPGNGTIAVGGSIKVAVAVDSSQLASGYHWAHIDLLSNGGNARVTLVAGKSLALTVPPILGSVQINEVISLPFNGLISTATLLEAVVVESRKGAGCTTDVVTANDRVTLIVAPAAGDEFLELDSVIIHISPGLTTSDGIPLRSRDSVRTFVTGAAVWPGDTDHNGIVDERDVLPIGRYFDIQGPPRGDGDWLWSRHLARVVLGENAWSPYAAIYADADGNGAVEAEDICGVADNWLKTIAGMGRAGEDGDDGALAGHAGEFDWSKIRRALIDCPESRGRTELIGILDAMAGAPAAVLPDAVELSQNRPNPFNPTTVIEFNLPKADWISLTVYNIRGQQVRLLSEGTRPAGQTQLTWNGRDDRQLPVASGVYYYVLRTSSTRVGRTMVLLR from the coding sequence TCGAATTGAAGCGCGCATCTACAAGTCCTTTTCCGCAACGGCATACGCGATGATCGGCTACATGAAGCCGGGCGATACCGTGTTCAGTTATGTCGGCTGGACGAGTGCGTTGCCCACCAACGCCTGGACGACGATTTCGCTTCAGGAACCGACAGCGGGCGCGTTTTCGGATCTTGCCGCCGTCTCCGTACTGATCGGCTCCTACAGCGGCAAGGGCGCGATATACGTCGACTTGGTGCGCCGCATCAAATTCACGGTGGTAACGCCGACGCTGATTTCGCCGGCCAATCTGGCCACGATTGAGAACAACTTACCCACCTTCACCTGGTCGGACGACGGCGCCAACTACACGCTCCAAGTGGACACGAGTGCGAGCTTTCCCACACCCCGTACCTATACCGGAATCACAGAGGGTTCCTACACGCTCACCACGCCGTTGCCAAATTCCGGCGGCTACCTCAATACGCATTATTACTGGCGGGTGCAGGCGAACTACACGGGGATCGGTTCTGCGTTCTCTGCGGCAAACCGCTTCGACATCACCGGGACTCACGATGTGCCCTCGGAGTTTGCGACGATCAGTGCCGCGTATACCGCGTTCGGTTTGCGCTCGCCGGGAACCGTGCGCGTGGCGCCCGGGACCTATACCGGTGCCTCCAACTGCAACATCGGCAGCTTCGGTGAACGCCCGGTGAGTATTGTCTCATCGGCGGGTCCGGCAACAACGATCATCGATTGTCAGGGGCTTTATCCCGGCTTCAATTATGATTACTACGCCCCTGGCGGAGTCGTGCTGCAGGGATTCACGATCCGCAACGCCAGCGGCGGCAATGGTGCCGCTGTCTTCTGCTGGACGGCTTCGCCAACGATCCGCAATTGCATAATCGAGGGCAGCACCGGCCGGGGGATCTATTGCCGCAGCGGCTCGCAGGCCCGGATCGAGAACTGTGTCATTCAGAACAACGACAGTGCCGGCGTGCAGCTGGAGACGAGCGCGAATATCACCATCACCGGCGGCCGCATCACTGGCAATTCCGGGTACGGACTCCGCATGTGGAGCGGCACTACCGCAACAATCAGCGGCTGCCAGTTCGGGTCGTCAGTAACCAATGCTCTCGGAGAAAGCGGTGCCATTCGCGCGCTGCAGTCAGTCTTGACGGTTACCGGCTGTGCCATCAGCAACGGCACCGGGAACGGGATCGAGAGTTATGGCAACAATCTGACCGTGACCAAATGCGATCTCGTCGGTAACCGCGCGCAGACGAACGGCGGGGCGATCGCGATCTATTGGTCGGAGGAGAACACCGTCAGCATCGATTCGTGCTTCTTCTCCGGCAACACGGCATCGACCGGCGGCGGGCTCTATCTGGCGCAGGTCGGAACATTGAGCATCAATCACTCGACATTTGTGAACAACAAGACCGGCATTGACCCGAACGTTGAGGGGAACTATGTCGGTCCGATCATGATGGCGAACTGCATCATCGCCAATTCCACGACCGGCCCGGGCATCGATGATGCCGACGGCATCATCGGCATGACGATCACGTGCACCGACATATACGGCAATGCCGGCGGCAACTGGGTGGGGGTCTTGTCGCGACAACTCGGTTTGCGTGGGAACATTGCCGCCGATCCACTCTTCTGCAATGCTGCCGGCAGTAACTTCACGATTGCGGCGACTTCGCCGTGTGCGGCGGCACATACGACCTGTGGCGGGATGGGTGTCTATCCAGTCGGTTGCACGCTCAACCGGCCGCCGGTGTTCGTCGAGCGGGCAGATACGACGATCCTGGAGAGTCAAACGCTGATTCTCGCGGTGGCGGCTGACGATCCGGATGAGGATATCCCCGATCTGAGTACCGGAGCGCTGCCGGTGAACGGGACATTCGCTGATCACGGCGACGGCAGCGGCAGTCTGACCTTCACCCCCTCTTACGAACAGGCAGGCACCTACACCGTGACCTTCTTTGCCAACGATGGTGAACTTGCCGATACGATGTCGGTGCAGATAACAGTGACCAACGTCAACCGTCCACCGGTCTTTGCGACGATTGCGGATGATACGGTTGCCGAGGGTGAGACGCTCGTGCTGGAGATCAGCGCCAGCGATCCGGACGGCACAGCGCCGAGGCTCACCGCTGTGAACCTGATGCAGAACGCCACGTTTACTGATCTTGGTGGAGGACGAGGTCGCTTTACCTTTGCGCCAGATTTTGGCCAGGCGGGACAATACGCGGTGCGGTTCTTGGCCAGCGACGGCACATTGAGCGACACCGCCGACGTTGCGATTGTTGTGACCGGCACGAATCGTCCGCCGGTGATTGCGCCGATCGCAGACCGCGAAATTGCCGAGCAGCAGCCGATCGAGATTGAAGTCACGGCAACCGACCCGGACGGCACGATTCCAACGTTAAGCGCCTCGGGGCTGCCGCCAGGCGCTACGTTCAGCGACCACGGCGACGGCAGCGGGCAGTTCAATTGGACGCCGTCATATGCGCAAAGCGGTGTGCATGTGGTCACGTTTGCGGCAACCGACGGCGTATTCTCTGTCAGTGCCGGCGTGACAATTACGGTGACCAATGTCAATCGCCGGCCGGCATGGGTCACGGTTCGGGATACGGTGATGCACGTCGGTCAGACACTGATTCACGCGGTGGAGGCGAGTGATCCCGACTCCGACCCCCTGACCCTGAGCGCGCTGGGAGTCCCGCCGCACGCAACCTTTACAGACCGCGGCAGCGGAAGCGGCGAGATTGCCTTCACGCCGGAACTTGACCAAGTCGGCACCTATGCCGTCAGCCTGATTGCCAGTGACGGATTTCTGGCGGATACAAACTCACTCTCGATCGGGGTCCGGCCCGGAGCGATTATCGCCGTCCAGCCCGATACCGTCCGGTTCGTGATCGACGCTGTTGCAGCGGAGCTGTCTATCGAGAATCACGGCGAAGCGCAACTCGAATGGTCCGGAAGCGCCGATGTTCCGTGGCTCGCACTCAGCCCCGGAAATGGGACCATCGCGGTCGGCGGGAGCATCAAGGTTGCAGTTGCGGTCGATAGTTCACAGTTGGCCTCGGGATACCATTGGGCCCACATTGACTTGCTCTCAAATGGCGGCAATGCGCGTGTGACCCTAGTGGCGGGCAAGTCGCTGGCATTGACAGTACCGCCGATCCTGGGGAGCGTTCAGATCAATGAAGTGATCAGCCTGCCATTTAACGGCCTGATCAGCACCGCGACCCTACTTGAGGCGGTTGTGGTCGAGAGTCGCAAAGGCGCCGGCTGTACCACAGACGTCGTGACGGCGAATGATCGAGTTACGCTGATCGTCGCCCCGGCTGCGGGAGACGAATTTCTCGAACTTGACTCGGTGATCATCCACATCAGTCCGGGCCTGACGACTTCCGACGGCATCCCATTGCGCAGTCGCGACTCGGTGCGAACGTTTGTCACTGGAGCGGCAGTTTGGCCGGGTGATACTGACCATAATGGCATCGTTGATGAACGCGATGTCTTGCCGATTGGACGGTACTTCGACATCCAGGGTCCGCCACGAGGCGACGGTGATTGGCTTTGGTCGCGCCACCTGGCGCGCGTTGTGCTGGGCGAAAATGCTTGGTCGCCCTACGCCGCGATCTACGCCGACGCCGACGGTAACGGCGCCGTGGAAGCCGAAGACATCTGCGGAGTCGCAGACAACTGGCTGAAGACGATTGCCGGCATGGGGCGCGCCGGTGAGGACGGCGACGACGGCGCTCTTGCCGGGCACGCGGGTGAATTCGATTGGAGCAAGATCCGCCGGGCGCTGATTGATTGCCCGGAAAGCCGCGGGCGCACTGAACTGATCGGAATTCTCGATGCGATGGCGGGCGCGCCAGCTGCGGTTCTTCCTGATGCAGTCGAACTGTCCCAAAATCGTCCCAACCCATTCAATCCGACCACGGTTATCGAATTCAACTTGCCAAAAGCGGACTGGATTTCGTTGACGGTGTACAATATCCGCGGTCAGCAAGTCCGGCTGTTATCGGAGGGGACGCGTCCGGCAGGTCAGACTCAACTGACGTGGAACGGTCGTGACGATCGGCAGCTGCCGGTAGCATCAGGTGTCTACTACTACGTCTTAAGGACTTCATCGACGCGGGTCGGACGGACGATGGTGCTGCTGCGTTAG